From one Streptomyces sp. Q6 genomic stretch:
- a CDS encoding N-acetylmuramoyl-L-alanine amidase, protein MHRSTRSLSGRRPRTGARAAGTLATAALLLPLLGAAPPQTESTAPSARLQGAFASAAAEYQVPQSVLLGVSYLQSRWDAHGGAPSVTGGYGPMHLTDARTALADTVVHDHAEGDARGDDSRAPLKATEADVPTDAQLPARLKTLVRAAELTGIPADELRSDPAANLRGGAALLAAAQKQLGAPLSEDPADWYGAVATFSGADDSATAATYANDVFAVIRDGEQRTTDAGQQVTLAADSAARPQASQVEAMGLRKADASQTECPPTVSCEWIPAPYEEFGDGDYGNHDLADRPHDQSIGYIVIHDTEATWEQTLKLVQDKTYLAWHYSLRSTDGHIVQSIKAKDVGWHAGNWYVNAKSIGLEHEGFLAQPDSWYTEEMYRSSSRLVKYLSKKYDIPLDRQHILGHDTVPGPTTANIKSMHTDPGPYWDWAHYFALMGKSFHRTAGPDSQVVTINPEFASNQPVFTGCVKAGQVCAPHGSSAVRVYTEPREDAPLVKDIGLRPGGQASTIDVNDMASRVSTGQQYAVADREGDWTAIWYLGQKAWFKNPAEQPTAVETKGLVVTPKEGASDVPVYGRAYPEASAYPAGMTPQAISPLPYKLLAGQRYVVGGRTTGEYFYSPTFDTTSHRVVKGKDVYYEIQFGHRVAYVRAADVQVTPSSAS, encoded by the coding sequence TTGCATCGGTCCACCCGTTCTCTCTCCGGCAGACGTCCCCGTACGGGTGCGCGTGCCGCCGGCACGCTCGCGACGGCGGCGCTGCTCCTTCCTCTGCTCGGCGCGGCCCCGCCGCAGACCGAGTCCACCGCGCCGTCGGCCCGGTTGCAGGGTGCGTTCGCGTCGGCCGCGGCCGAGTACCAGGTACCGCAGAGTGTGCTTCTCGGCGTCTCGTACCTTCAGTCGCGGTGGGACGCGCACGGGGGCGCGCCGAGTGTCACCGGCGGCTACGGCCCCATGCACCTCACGGACGCGCGCACCGCCCTCGCGGACACCGTGGTGCACGATCACGCCGAAGGTGACGCCCGCGGCGACGACTCGCGCGCGCCGCTGAAGGCGACCGAAGCGGACGTGCCCACGGACGCCCAACTCCCGGCCCGGCTGAAGACGTTGGTGCGGGCGGCCGAGCTGACCGGGATCCCCGCCGACGAGCTGCGCAGCGACCCGGCGGCGAACCTGCGCGGTGGCGCGGCCCTGCTCGCCGCCGCGCAGAAGCAGCTCGGCGCACCGCTGAGCGAGGACCCCGCCGACTGGTACGGCGCGGTCGCGACGTTCTCCGGCGCGGACGACTCGGCGACCGCGGCGACGTACGCCAACGACGTGTTCGCGGTGATCCGCGACGGCGAACAGCGCACCACGGACGCGGGCCAGCAGGTGACGCTCGCCGCCGACTCCGCCGCGCGGCCCCAGGCGTCGCAGGTCGAGGCGATGGGACTGCGCAAGGCGGACGCCTCGCAGACCGAGTGCCCGCCGACCGTGTCCTGCGAGTGGATCCCGGCGCCGTACGAGGAGTTCGGCGACGGCGACTACGGCAATCACGACCTCGCGGACCGTCCCCACGACCAGAGCATCGGCTACATCGTCATCCATGACACGGAGGCGACGTGGGAGCAGACGCTGAAGCTGGTGCAGGACAAGACGTATCTGGCCTGGCACTACTCGCTGCGCTCGACGGACGGGCACATCGTGCAGTCCATCAAGGCGAAGGACGTCGGCTGGCACGCGGGCAACTGGTACGTGAACGCGAAGTCGATCGGCCTGGAGCACGAGGGTTTCCTCGCGCAGCCCGACTCCTGGTACACGGAGGAGATGTACCGCTCGTCGTCGCGCCTGGTGAAGTACCTGTCGAAGAAGTACGACATCCCGCTGGACCGCCAGCACATCCTCGGCCATGACACGGTGCCGGGGCCGACGACGGCGAACATCAAGTCGATGCACACGGACCCGGGCCCGTACTGGGACTGGGCGCACTACTTCGCGCTGATGGGCAAGTCGTTCCACCGCACGGCGGGTCCCGACAGCCAGGTCGTCACCATCAACCCCGAGTTCGCCTCCAACCAGCCGGTGTTCACGGGCTGCGTGAAGGCGGGCCAGGTGTGCGCGCCGCACGGTTCGAGCGCGGTGCGCGTCTACACGGAGCCGCGCGAGGACGCCCCGCTCGTCAAGGACATCGGTCTGCGTCCGGGCGGCCAGGCCTCGACGATCGACGTCAACGACATGGCGTCGCGGGTGTCGACGGGCCAGCAGTACGCGGTCGCCGACCGCGAGGGCGACTGGACGGCGATCTGGTACCTCGGCCAGAAGGCGTGGTTCAAGAACCCGGCGGAGCAGCCGACTGCCGTGGAGACCAAGGGACTTGTGGTCACACCGAAGGAGGGCGCGTCGGACGTCCCGGTGTACGGCAGGGCCTACCCGGAGGCCTCCGCCTATCCGGCGGGTATGACACCGCAGGCGATCTCACCGCTGCCGTACAAGCTCCTCGCGGGGCAGCGGTACGTGGTCGGCGGGCGGACGACGGGCGAGTACTTCTACTCGCCGACGTTCGACACGACGTCGCACCGGGTGGTCAAGGGCAAGGACGTGTACTACGAGATCCAGTTCGGGCACCGCGTCGCGTACGTACGGGCCGCCGACGTCCAGGTGACGCCGTCCTCGGCCTCGTGA